A single genomic interval of Gossypium raimondii isolate GPD5lz chromosome 11, ASM2569854v1, whole genome shotgun sequence harbors:
- the LOC105801162 gene encoding MLO-like protein 1, with translation MAEGGGEGASLEYTPTWVLAVICTVIIAISLAIERLLHYLGHVLQHKQQKPLYEALLKVKEELMLLGFISLLLTVFQSAISKICMSKKLVKDMLPCKIEEEEEEEGDDDDSNATTSHFQTYFDSTMSGGTRHLLAKASSNSSVIGYCGAKDKVPLLSVEALHHMHIFIFVLAIAHVTFCVLTVSFGGLKIRKWKQWEDEIRKEDEGVLEKKVTHVHQHDFIKDRFLGFGKDSVPLAWLNSFIKQFYASVTKSDYETLRLGFIMTHCRGNPKFNFHKYMIRALEDDFKEVVGISWYLWGFVIVFLLLNVHGWHTYFWIAFIPFILLLAVGTKLEHVITKLAHEVAEKHVAVEGELVVKPSDEHFWFDNPRIVLYLIHFILFQNSFEIAFFFWILVQFGFNSCLMGQVSYIFPRLLIG, from the exons tggcAGAAGGAGGAGGAGAAGGGGCATCATTGGAGTACACACCAACATGGGTTCTAGCAGTTATTTGTACAGTAATTATTGCCATTTCTTTAGCTATTGAACGTTTACTTCATTATTTAGGGCATGTTTTAcaacataaacaacaaaaacCACTCTATGAAGCTCTTCTAAAAGTTAAAGAAG AGTTGATGCTGTTGGGGTTTATATCATTGTTGTTGACAGTATTTCAGAGTGCAATTTCTAAAATATGCATGTCAAAGAAACTAGTTAAAGACATGCTTCCTTgtaaaattgaagaagaagaagaagaagaaggagatgatgatgatagtaATGCTACAACATCTCATTTTCAAACCTATTTTGATTCTACAATGTCTGGTGGAACCCGACACCTCCTGGCTAAGGCATCATCCAATTCTTCGGTTATAGGATATTGTGGTGCCAAG GACAAGGTACCATTGTTGTCGGTCGAAGCTCTtcatcatatgcatatttttatctTTGTCCTGGCCATTGCCCATGTCACATTTTGTGTTCTCACAGTTTCTTTTGGAGGGCTAAAG ATACGGAAATGGAAACAATGGGAAGATGAAATTAGAAAAGAGGATGAGGGAG TGTTGGAGAAAAAAGTCACTCATGTCCATCAACATGATTTTATCAAAGATCGCTTCCTAGGTTTTGGTAAAGATTCAGTTCCTCTAGCATGGTTG AATTCGTTTATCAAGCAATTCTATGCATCTGTTACCAAATCCGATTACGAGACACTAAGGCTAGGTTTCATCATG ACGCATTGCAGAGGGAATcccaaatttaattttcacaaatacATGATACGAGCCTTGGAAGATGATTTTAAGGAAGTTGTTGGTATAAG TTGGTATCTTTGGGGATTCGTCATCGTCTTCTTGTTGCTAAATGTTCATG GCTGGCATACATATTTTTGGATAGCTTTCATTCCTTTCATT CTCCTACTTGCCGTGGGCACCAAGCTAGAGCATGTGATTACCAAGTTGGCTCATGAGGTTGCTGAGAAACATGTAGCCGTTGAAGGGGAATTAGTGGTAAAACCATCAGATGAACACTTTTGGTTTGACAATCCTCGAATCGTTCTCTACTTGATCCATTTTATCCTTTTCCAAAATTCATTCGAGATTgcatttttcttttggattttg GTTCAATTTGGGTTCAATTCTTGCCTAATGGGTCAAGTATCTTACAtttttccaaggcttcttataGGGTAA